One region of Culex pipiens pallens isolate TS chromosome 2, TS_CPP_V2, whole genome shotgun sequence genomic DNA includes:
- the LOC120419657 gene encoding uncharacterized protein LOC120419657, with protein MKVFIALFIATLAVAAQAGYVPSSWPVSTYGLNSWNGLNAWNGLNSWDGLSSWNNWNDHGISAYPYGYNKWSSAAWPAASLYNGYNGYNGWYGATGKTVVQANVAKVNPWGLPLTSYGYGYNNYLGAVPAAKYVAANPGSIHVAPLVGHAVNQKLIVAGHGY; from the exons ATGAAG GTCTTCATCGCTCTGTTCATTGCCACCCTGGCCGTTGCCGCTCAGGCAGGATATGTTCCAAGCAGCTGGCCAGTCAGCACCTACGGACTCAACTCGTGGAACGGTCTGAATGCCTGGAATGGCCTCAACTCCTGGGACGGTCTGAGCTCGTGGAACAACTGGAACGATCACGGAATCTCTGCCTACCCGTACGGATACAACAAGTGGTCCTCGGCGGCTTGGCCAGCGGCTTCCCTGTACAACGGATACAACGGCTACAACGGATGGTACGGAGCCACCGGTAAGACCGTTGTCCAGGCCAACGTTGCCAAGGTTAACCCGTGGGGACTTCCGCTGACCTCGTACGGCTACGGATACAACAACTACCTGGGAGCTGTTCCAGCGGCCAAGTACGTCGCCGCCAACCCCGGATCGATCCATGTTGCTCCGCTGGTTGGACACGCCGTCAACCAGAAGCTGATCGTTGCTGGACATGGatattaa
- the LOC128092939 gene encoding uncharacterized protein LOC128092939: MKVFIALFVATLTVAAQAGYVPSSWPVSTYGLNSWNGLNAWNGLNSWDDLSSWNNWNDHGISAYPYGYNKWSSAAWPAASLYNGYNGYNGWYGATGNTVFQANVAKVNPWGLPLNSYGYGYNNYLGAVPAAKYVAANPGSVHVAPLVGHAVNQKLIVV, from the exons ATGAAG GTCTTCATCGCCCTGTTCGTCGCTACCCTGACCGTTGCCGCTCAAGCCGGATACGTCCCGAGCAGCTGGCCAGTCAGCACATACGGACTCAACTCGTGGAACGGTCTGAATGCCTGGAATGGCCTTAACTCCTGGGACGATCTGAGCTCGTGGAACAACTGGAACGATCACGGAATCTCTGCCTACCCGTACGGATACAACAAGTGGTCCTCGGCGGCTTGGCCAGCGGCTTCTCTTTACAATGGTTACAACGGCTACAACGGATGGTACGGAGCCACCGGTAACACCGTTTTCCAGGCCAACGTTGCCAAGGTCAATCCGTGGGGTCTTCCGCTGAACTCGTACGGCTACGGATACAACAACTACCTGGGAGCGGTTCCAGCGGCCAAGTACGTCGCCGCCAACCCCGGGTCGGTTCATGTTGCTCCTCTGGTCGGACACGCCGTCAACCAGAAGCTGattgttgtttaa
- the LOC128092938 gene encoding uncharacterized protein LOC128092938: MKVFIALFVATLAVAAQAGYVQSSWPASTYGLNWWNGLNAWNGLNSWDGLSSWNNWNDHGISAYPYGYNKWSSAAWPAASLYNGYNGWYGATGKTVVQANVAKVNPWGLPLTSYGYGYNNYLGAVPAAKYVAANPGSVHVAPLVGHAVNQKLIVAGHGY, translated from the exons ATGAAG GTCTTCATCGCCCTGTTTGTCGCCACCCTGGCCGTTGCCGCCCAGGCAGGATACGTCCAAAGCAGCTGGCCTGCTAGCACCTACGGTCTCAACTGGTGGAACGGTCTAAATGCCTGGAATGGCCTCAACTCCTGGGACGGTCTGAGCTCGTGGAACAACTGGAACGATCATGGAATCTCTGCCTACCCGTACGGATACAACAAGTGGTCCTCGGCGGCTTGGCCAGCGGCTTCGCTGTACAACGGCTACAATGGATGGTACGGAGCCACCGGTAAGACCGTTGTCCAGGCCAACGTTGCCAAGGTCAACCCGTGGGGACTTCCGCTGACCTCGTACGGCTACGGATACAACAACTACCTGGGAGCGGTTCCAGCGGCCAAGTACGTCGCCGCCAACCCCGGATCGGTCCATGTTGCTCCACTGGTCGGACACGCCGTCAACCAGAAGCTGATCGTTGCTGGACATGgatattaa
- the LOC128092937 gene encoding uncharacterized protein LOC128092937 has product MSTFWIHIKTKVFQFQSTVQQKLLRKLEILQRSTIRETMKVFIALFLATLAVAAQAGYVQSSWPASTYGINSWNGLNAWNGLNSWDGLSSWNNWNDHGISAYPYGYNKWSSAAWPAASLYNGYNGWYGATGKTVVQANVAKVSPWGLPLTSYGYGYNNYLGAVPAAKYVAANPGSVHVAPLVGHAVNQKLIVAGHGY; this is encoded by the exons ATGTCTACTTTCTGGATTCATATAAAAACTAaggtttttcaatttcaaagcaCAGTTCAGCAGAAACTTCTACGCAAACTTGAGATTCTCCAAAGATCAACCATCCGTGAAACAATGAAG GTCTTTATCGCTCTGTTTCTCGCTACCCTGGCCGTTGCCGCCCAAGCCGGATACGTCCAAAGCAGCTGGCCAGCTAGCACCTACGGAATCAACTCCTGGAACGGTCTGAATGCCTGGAATGGCCTCAACTCCTGGGACGGTCTGAGCTCGTGGAACAACTGGAACGATCACGGAATCTCTGCCTACCCGTACGGATACAACAAGTGGTCCTCGGCGGCTTGGCCAGCGGCTTCCCTATACAACGGCTACAACGGATGGTACGGAGCCACCGGTAAGACCGTTGTCCAGGCCAACGTTGCGAAGGTCAGCCCGTGGGGACTTCCGCTGACCTCGTACGGCTACGGATACAACAACTACCTGGGAGCTGTTCCAGCAGCCAAGTACGTCGCCGCCAACCCCGGCTCGGTTCATGTTGCCCCGCTGGTCGGACACGCCGTCAACCAGAAGCTGATCGTCGCTGGACATGGATATTAA